One stretch of Zonotrichia leucophrys gambelii isolate GWCS_2022_RI chromosome 13, RI_Zleu_2.0, whole genome shotgun sequence DNA includes these proteins:
- the HNRNPH1 gene encoding heterogeneous nuclear ribonucleoprotein H isoform X6, whose translation MDPCHTEETEGEIPGLGFSDRSEQIVSRGVASAFEAATTEAETEQSLTPNVMLNTESSEGYVVKVRGLPWSCSTEEVQRFFSDCKILNGALGIRFIYTREGRPSGEAFAELESEEDVKLALKKDRETMGHRYVEVFKSNNVEMDWVLKHTGPNSPDTANDGFVRLRGLPFGCSKEEIVQFFSGLEIVPNGITLPVDFQGRSTGEAFVQFASQEIAEKALKKHKERIGHRYIEIFKSSRAEVRTHYDPPRKLLAMQRPGPYDRPGLTRGYNSLGRGSSLERMRRGAYGGGMSDHRYGDGSSTFQSTTGHCVHMRGLPYRATENDIYNFFSPLNPVRVHIEIGPDGRVTGEADVEFATHEDAVAAMSKDKANMQHRYVELFLNSTAGGTGGAYGSQMMGAMVKESEGVVQDWNTSTLPAQVLNACCCYASKTDTLLTPSWAGYGDEGSQSSYGAPGNQQLSGGYGGGYGGQSSMSGYDPGSQGAMNSSYYSSGNRASMGVNGMGGMSNMSNMSGGWGM comes from the exons ATGGACCCTTGTCACACCGAGGAGACCGAGGGCGAGATCCCCGGCTTGG GCTTCAGTGACCGAAGCGAGCAGATTGTTTCACGTGGGGTAGCGTCAGCCTTTGAAGCTG CAACCACAGAagcagagacagagcagagccttACCCCCAATGTGATGCTTAACACAGAGAGCAGCGAGGGATACGTGGTGAAAGTCCGGGGGCTGCCTTGGTCTTGCTCCACCGAGGAGGTGCAGAGATTCTTCTCCG ATTGCAAAATTCTGAACGGGGCTCTGGGTATCCGTTTCATCTACACCAGGGAGGGCAGACCAAGTGGAGAAGCATTTGCTGAACTTGAGTCAGAGGAGGATGTGAAATTGGCCCtgaaaaaagacagagaaacaATGGGACACAGATACGTTGAAG TTTTCAAGTCAAACAACGTTGAAATGGATTGGGTTCTGAAGCATACTGGTCCCAACAGCCCTGATACAGCTAATGATGGTTTTGTACGTCTTAGAGGACTCCCATTTGGCTGTAGTAAAGAAGAAATTGTACAGTTTTTTTCAG GGTTGGAAATCGTGCCAAATGGGATAACATTGCCGGTGGACTTCCAGGGGAGGAGTACGGGGGAGGCCTTCGTGCAGTTTGCTTCACAGGAAATAGCTGAAAAGGCTCTAAAGAAACACAAGGAAAGAATAGGGCacag GTACATTGAGATCTTCAAGAGCAGCCGAGCAGAGGTGCGCACTCACTACGACCCTCCCCGCAAGCTGCTGGCCATGCAGAGACCGGGTCCGTATGACAGGCCCGGCCTGACGCGCGGGTACAACAGTCTGGGTAGAGGAAGTAGCTTGGAGAGAATGAGGCGTGGAGCCTACGGAGGAG GGATGTCGGACCACAGGTACGGCGACGGATCGTCCACCTTCCAGAGCACGACCGGCCACTGCGTCCACATGCGAGGTCTGCCCTACCGAGCCACGGAGAACGACATCTACAAC TTCTTCTCACCTCTGAACCCTGTAAGAGTACACATTGAAATCGGACCAGATGGCAGAGTAACCGGAGAGGCAGACGTTGAATTTGCCACTCACGAGGACGCAGTGGCTGCCATGTCCAAAGACAAAGCAAATATGC AACACAGATATGTAGAGCTCTTCCTGAATTCTACAGCAGGAGGAACTGGTGGCGCCTATGGCAGTCAGATGATGGGAGCAATGG TCAAGGAGTCGGAAGGGGTAGTCCAGGATTGGAACACTAGCACATTGCCAG CACAAGTCTTAAATGCCTGTTGCTGTTATGCCTCTAAGACAGATACCCTCCTGACACCCAGCTGGGCTGGTTACGGAGATGAAG GGAGCCAATCCAGTTATGGTGCTCCAGGCAACCAGCAGCTGAGTGGGGGCTATGGAGGAGGATATGGAGGTCAAAGCAGCATGAGTGGCTATG ACCCCGGGAGCCAGGGCGCCATGAACAGCAGCTACTACAGCAGTGGGAACCGCGCATCCATGGGAGTGAACGGCATGGGCGGCATGTCCAACATGTCCAACATGAGTGGTGGCTGGGGAATGTAA
- the HNRNPH1 gene encoding heterogeneous nuclear ribonucleoprotein H isoform X2 yields MDPCHTEETEGEIPGLGFSDRSEQIVSRGVASAFEAATTEAETEQSLTPNVMLNTESSEGYVVKVRGLPWSCSTEEVQRFFSDCKILNGALGIRFIYTREGRPSGEAFAELESEEDVKLALKKDRETMGHRYVEVFKSNNVEMDWVLKHTGPNSPDTANDGFVRLRGLPFGCSKEEIVQFFSGLEIVPNGITLPVDFQGRSTGEAFVQFASQEIAEKALKKHKERIGHRYIEIFKSSRAEVRTHYDPPRKLLAMQRPGPYDRPGLTRGYNSLGRGSSLERMRRGAYGGGYGGYDDYNGYNDGYGFGSDRFGRGMSDHRYGDGSSTFQSTTGHCVHMRGLPYRATENDIYNFFSPLNPVRVHIEIGPDGRVTGEADVEFATHEDAVAAMSKDKANMQHRYVELFLNSTAGGTGGAYGSQMMGAMVKESEGVVQDWNTSTLPAQVLNACCCYASKTDTLLTPSWAGYGDEGSQSSYGAPGNQQLSGGYGGGYGGQSSMSGYDPGSQGAMNSSYYSSGNRASMGVNGMGGMSNMSNMSGGWGM; encoded by the exons ATGGACCCTTGTCACACCGAGGAGACCGAGGGCGAGATCCCCGGCTTGG GCTTCAGTGACCGAAGCGAGCAGATTGTTTCACGTGGGGTAGCGTCAGCCTTTGAAGCTG CAACCACAGAagcagagacagagcagagccttACCCCCAATGTGATGCTTAACACAGAGAGCAGCGAGGGATACGTGGTGAAAGTCCGGGGGCTGCCTTGGTCTTGCTCCACCGAGGAGGTGCAGAGATTCTTCTCCG ATTGCAAAATTCTGAACGGGGCTCTGGGTATCCGTTTCATCTACACCAGGGAGGGCAGACCAAGTGGAGAAGCATTTGCTGAACTTGAGTCAGAGGAGGATGTGAAATTGGCCCtgaaaaaagacagagaaacaATGGGACACAGATACGTTGAAG TTTTCAAGTCAAACAACGTTGAAATGGATTGGGTTCTGAAGCATACTGGTCCCAACAGCCCTGATACAGCTAATGATGGTTTTGTACGTCTTAGAGGACTCCCATTTGGCTGTAGTAAAGAAGAAATTGTACAGTTTTTTTCAG GGTTGGAAATCGTGCCAAATGGGATAACATTGCCGGTGGACTTCCAGGGGAGGAGTACGGGGGAGGCCTTCGTGCAGTTTGCTTCACAGGAAATAGCTGAAAAGGCTCTAAAGAAACACAAGGAAAGAATAGGGCacag GTACATTGAGATCTTCAAGAGCAGCCGAGCAGAGGTGCGCACTCACTACGACCCTCCCCGCAAGCTGCTGGCCATGCAGAGACCGGGTCCGTATGACAGGCCCGGCCTGACGCGCGGGTACAACAGTCTGGGTAGAGGAAGTAGCTTGGAGAGAATGAGGCGTGGAGCCTACGGAGGAG GTTATGGAGGTTATGATGACTACAATGGGTATAATGATGGCTATGGGTTTGGTTCTGATAGATTTGGAAGAG GGATGTCGGACCACAGGTACGGCGACGGATCGTCCACCTTCCAGAGCACGACCGGCCACTGCGTCCACATGCGAGGTCTGCCCTACCGAGCCACGGAGAACGACATCTACAAC TTCTTCTCACCTCTGAACCCTGTAAGAGTACACATTGAAATCGGACCAGATGGCAGAGTAACCGGAGAGGCAGACGTTGAATTTGCCACTCACGAGGACGCAGTGGCTGCCATGTCCAAAGACAAAGCAAATATGC AACACAGATATGTAGAGCTCTTCCTGAATTCTACAGCAGGAGGAACTGGTGGCGCCTATGGCAGTCAGATGATGGGAGCAATGG TCAAGGAGTCGGAAGGGGTAGTCCAGGATTGGAACACTAGCACATTGCCAG CACAAGTCTTAAATGCCTGTTGCTGTTATGCCTCTAAGACAGATACCCTCCTGACACCCAGCTGGGCTGGTTACGGAGATGAAG GGAGCCAATCCAGTTATGGTGCTCCAGGCAACCAGCAGCTGAGTGGGGGCTATGGAGGAGGATATGGAGGTCAAAGCAGCATGAGTGGCTATG ACCCCGGGAGCCAGGGCGCCATGAACAGCAGCTACTACAGCAGTGGGAACCGCGCATCCATGGGAGTGAACGGCATGGGCGGCATGTCCAACATGTCCAACATGAGTGGTGGCTGGGGAATGTAA
- the HNRNPH1 gene encoding heterogeneous nuclear ribonucleoprotein H isoform X3, translating to MDPCHTEETEGEIPGLGFSDRSEQIVSRGVASAFEAATTEAETEQSLTPNVMLNTESSEGYVVKVRGLPWSCSTEEVQRFFSDCKILNGALGIRFIYTREGRPSGEAFAELESEEDVKLALKKDRETMGHRYVEVFKSNNVEMDWVLKHTGPNSPDTANDGFVRLRGLPFGCSKEEIVQFFSGLEIVPNGITLPVDFQGRSTGEAFVQFASQEIAEKALKKHKERIGHRYIEIFKSSRAEVRTHYDPPRKLLAMQRPGPYDRPGLTRGYNSLGRGSSLERMRRGAYGGGYGGYDDYNGYNDGYGFGSDRFGREWTLFSAGMSDHRYGDGSSTFQSTTGHCVHMRGLPYRATENDIYNFFSPLNPVRVHIEIGPDGRVTGEADVEFATHEDAVAAMSKDKANMQHRYVELFLNSTAGGTGGAYGSQMMGAMVKESEGVVQDWNTSTLPAQVLNACCCYASKTDTLLTPSWAGYGDEGSQSSYGAPGNQQLSGGYGGGYGGQSSMSGYALGTVDGIYEVAQQGQALGQGCFESA from the exons ATGGACCCTTGTCACACCGAGGAGACCGAGGGCGAGATCCCCGGCTTGG GCTTCAGTGACCGAAGCGAGCAGATTGTTTCACGTGGGGTAGCGTCAGCCTTTGAAGCTG CAACCACAGAagcagagacagagcagagccttACCCCCAATGTGATGCTTAACACAGAGAGCAGCGAGGGATACGTGGTGAAAGTCCGGGGGCTGCCTTGGTCTTGCTCCACCGAGGAGGTGCAGAGATTCTTCTCCG ATTGCAAAATTCTGAACGGGGCTCTGGGTATCCGTTTCATCTACACCAGGGAGGGCAGACCAAGTGGAGAAGCATTTGCTGAACTTGAGTCAGAGGAGGATGTGAAATTGGCCCtgaaaaaagacagagaaacaATGGGACACAGATACGTTGAAG TTTTCAAGTCAAACAACGTTGAAATGGATTGGGTTCTGAAGCATACTGGTCCCAACAGCCCTGATACAGCTAATGATGGTTTTGTACGTCTTAGAGGACTCCCATTTGGCTGTAGTAAAGAAGAAATTGTACAGTTTTTTTCAG GGTTGGAAATCGTGCCAAATGGGATAACATTGCCGGTGGACTTCCAGGGGAGGAGTACGGGGGAGGCCTTCGTGCAGTTTGCTTCACAGGAAATAGCTGAAAAGGCTCTAAAGAAACACAAGGAAAGAATAGGGCacag GTACATTGAGATCTTCAAGAGCAGCCGAGCAGAGGTGCGCACTCACTACGACCCTCCCCGCAAGCTGCTGGCCATGCAGAGACCGGGTCCGTATGACAGGCCCGGCCTGACGCGCGGGTACAACAGTCTGGGTAGAGGAAGTAGCTTGGAGAGAATGAGGCGTGGAGCCTACGGAGGAG GTTATGGAGGTTATGATGACTACAATGGGTATAATGATGGCTATGGGTTTGGTTCTGATAGATTTGGAAGAG AATGGACTCTTTTCTCCGCAGGGATGTCGGACCACAGGTACGGCGACGGATCGTCCACCTTCCAGAGCACGACCGGCCACTGCGTCCACATGCGAGGTCTGCCCTACCGAGCCACGGAGAACGACATCTACAAC TTCTTCTCACCTCTGAACCCTGTAAGAGTACACATTGAAATCGGACCAGATGGCAGAGTAACCGGAGAGGCAGACGTTGAATTTGCCACTCACGAGGACGCAGTGGCTGCCATGTCCAAAGACAAAGCAAATATGC AACACAGATATGTAGAGCTCTTCCTGAATTCTACAGCAGGAGGAACTGGTGGCGCCTATGGCAGTCAGATGATGGGAGCAATGG TCAAGGAGTCGGAAGGGGTAGTCCAGGATTGGAACACTAGCACATTGCCAG CACAAGTCTTAAATGCCTGTTGCTGTTATGCCTCTAAGACAGATACCCTCCTGACACCCAGCTGGGCTGGTTACGGAGATGAAG GGAGCCAATCCAGTTATGGTGCTCCAGGCAACCAGCAGCTGAGTGGGGGCTATGGAGGAGGATATGGAGGTCAAAGCAGCATGAGTGGCTATG CGTTGGGCACGGTAGACGGTATTTACGAGGTGGCCCAGCAAGGACAGGCGTTGGGGCAAGGATGCTTCGAGTCGGCCTGA
- the HNRNPH1 gene encoding heterogeneous nuclear ribonucleoprotein H isoform X15: MDPCHTEETEGEIPGLGFSDRSEQIVSRGVASAFEAATTEAETEQSLTPNVMLNTESSEGYVVKVRGLPWSCSTEEVQRFFSDCKILNGALGIRFIYTREGRPSGEAFAELESEEDVKLALKKDRETMGHRYVEVFKSNNVEMDWVLKHTGPNSPDTANDGFVRLRGLPFGCSKEEIVQFFSGLEIVPNGITLPVDFQGRSTGEAFVQFASQEIAEKALKKHKERIGHRYIEIFKSSRAEVRTHYDPPRKLLAMQRPGPYDRPGLTRGYNSLGRGSSLERMRRGAYGGGMSDHRYGDGSSTFQSTTGHCVHMRGLPYRATENDIYNFFSPLNPVRVHIEIGPDGRVTGEADVEFATHEDAVAAMSKDKANMQHRYVELFLNSTAGGTGGAYGSQMMGAMVKESEGVVQDWNTSTLPGSQSSYGAPGNQQLSGGYGGGYGGQSSMSGYALGTVDGIYEVAQQGQALGQGCFESA; this comes from the exons ATGGACCCTTGTCACACCGAGGAGACCGAGGGCGAGATCCCCGGCTTGG GCTTCAGTGACCGAAGCGAGCAGATTGTTTCACGTGGGGTAGCGTCAGCCTTTGAAGCTG CAACCACAGAagcagagacagagcagagccttACCCCCAATGTGATGCTTAACACAGAGAGCAGCGAGGGATACGTGGTGAAAGTCCGGGGGCTGCCTTGGTCTTGCTCCACCGAGGAGGTGCAGAGATTCTTCTCCG ATTGCAAAATTCTGAACGGGGCTCTGGGTATCCGTTTCATCTACACCAGGGAGGGCAGACCAAGTGGAGAAGCATTTGCTGAACTTGAGTCAGAGGAGGATGTGAAATTGGCCCtgaaaaaagacagagaaacaATGGGACACAGATACGTTGAAG TTTTCAAGTCAAACAACGTTGAAATGGATTGGGTTCTGAAGCATACTGGTCCCAACAGCCCTGATACAGCTAATGATGGTTTTGTACGTCTTAGAGGACTCCCATTTGGCTGTAGTAAAGAAGAAATTGTACAGTTTTTTTCAG GGTTGGAAATCGTGCCAAATGGGATAACATTGCCGGTGGACTTCCAGGGGAGGAGTACGGGGGAGGCCTTCGTGCAGTTTGCTTCACAGGAAATAGCTGAAAAGGCTCTAAAGAAACACAAGGAAAGAATAGGGCacag GTACATTGAGATCTTCAAGAGCAGCCGAGCAGAGGTGCGCACTCACTACGACCCTCCCCGCAAGCTGCTGGCCATGCAGAGACCGGGTCCGTATGACAGGCCCGGCCTGACGCGCGGGTACAACAGTCTGGGTAGAGGAAGTAGCTTGGAGAGAATGAGGCGTGGAGCCTACGGAGGAG GGATGTCGGACCACAGGTACGGCGACGGATCGTCCACCTTCCAGAGCACGACCGGCCACTGCGTCCACATGCGAGGTCTGCCCTACCGAGCCACGGAGAACGACATCTACAAC TTCTTCTCACCTCTGAACCCTGTAAGAGTACACATTGAAATCGGACCAGATGGCAGAGTAACCGGAGAGGCAGACGTTGAATTTGCCACTCACGAGGACGCAGTGGCTGCCATGTCCAAAGACAAAGCAAATATGC AACACAGATATGTAGAGCTCTTCCTGAATTCTACAGCAGGAGGAACTGGTGGCGCCTATGGCAGTCAGATGATGGGAGCAATGG TCAAGGAGTCGGAAGGGGTAGTCCAGGATTGGAACACTAGCACATTGCCAG GGAGCCAATCCAGTTATGGTGCTCCAGGCAACCAGCAGCTGAGTGGGGGCTATGGAGGAGGATATGGAGGTCAAAGCAGCATGAGTGGCTATG CGTTGGGCACGGTAGACGGTATTTACGAGGTGGCCCAGCAAGGACAGGCGTTGGGGCAAGGATGCTTCGAGTCGGCCTGA
- the HNRNPH1 gene encoding heterogeneous nuclear ribonucleoprotein H isoform X4 yields the protein MDPCHTEETEGEIPGLATTEAETEQSLTPNVMLNTESSEGYVVKVRGLPWSCSTEEVQRFFSDCKILNGALGIRFIYTREGRPSGEAFAELESEEDVKLALKKDRETMGHRYVEVFKSNNVEMDWVLKHTGPNSPDTANDGFVRLRGLPFGCSKEEIVQFFSGLEIVPNGITLPVDFQGRSTGEAFVQFASQEIAEKALKKHKERIGHRYIEIFKSSRAEVRTHYDPPRKLLAMQRPGPYDRPGLTRGYNSLGRGSSLERMRRGAYGGGYGGYDDYNGYNDGYGFGSDRFGREWTLFSAGMSDHRYGDGSSTFQSTTGHCVHMRGLPYRATENDIYNFFSPLNPVRVHIEIGPDGRVTGEADVEFATHEDAVAAMSKDKANMQHRYVELFLNSTAGGTGGAYGSQMMGAMVKESEGVVQDWNTSTLPAQVLNACCCYASKTDTLLTPSWAGYGDEGSQSSYGAPGNQQLSGGYGGGYGGQSSMSGYDPGSQGAMNSSYYSSGNRASMGVNGMGGMSNMSNMSGGWGM from the exons ATGGACCCTTGTCACACCGAGGAGACCGAGGGCGAGATCCCCGGCTTGG CAACCACAGAagcagagacagagcagagccttACCCCCAATGTGATGCTTAACACAGAGAGCAGCGAGGGATACGTGGTGAAAGTCCGGGGGCTGCCTTGGTCTTGCTCCACCGAGGAGGTGCAGAGATTCTTCTCCG ATTGCAAAATTCTGAACGGGGCTCTGGGTATCCGTTTCATCTACACCAGGGAGGGCAGACCAAGTGGAGAAGCATTTGCTGAACTTGAGTCAGAGGAGGATGTGAAATTGGCCCtgaaaaaagacagagaaacaATGGGACACAGATACGTTGAAG TTTTCAAGTCAAACAACGTTGAAATGGATTGGGTTCTGAAGCATACTGGTCCCAACAGCCCTGATACAGCTAATGATGGTTTTGTACGTCTTAGAGGACTCCCATTTGGCTGTAGTAAAGAAGAAATTGTACAGTTTTTTTCAG GGTTGGAAATCGTGCCAAATGGGATAACATTGCCGGTGGACTTCCAGGGGAGGAGTACGGGGGAGGCCTTCGTGCAGTTTGCTTCACAGGAAATAGCTGAAAAGGCTCTAAAGAAACACAAGGAAAGAATAGGGCacag GTACATTGAGATCTTCAAGAGCAGCCGAGCAGAGGTGCGCACTCACTACGACCCTCCCCGCAAGCTGCTGGCCATGCAGAGACCGGGTCCGTATGACAGGCCCGGCCTGACGCGCGGGTACAACAGTCTGGGTAGAGGAAGTAGCTTGGAGAGAATGAGGCGTGGAGCCTACGGAGGAG GTTATGGAGGTTATGATGACTACAATGGGTATAATGATGGCTATGGGTTTGGTTCTGATAGATTTGGAAGAG AATGGACTCTTTTCTCCGCAGGGATGTCGGACCACAGGTACGGCGACGGATCGTCCACCTTCCAGAGCACGACCGGCCACTGCGTCCACATGCGAGGTCTGCCCTACCGAGCCACGGAGAACGACATCTACAAC TTCTTCTCACCTCTGAACCCTGTAAGAGTACACATTGAAATCGGACCAGATGGCAGAGTAACCGGAGAGGCAGACGTTGAATTTGCCACTCACGAGGACGCAGTGGCTGCCATGTCCAAAGACAAAGCAAATATGC AACACAGATATGTAGAGCTCTTCCTGAATTCTACAGCAGGAGGAACTGGTGGCGCCTATGGCAGTCAGATGATGGGAGCAATGG TCAAGGAGTCGGAAGGGGTAGTCCAGGATTGGAACACTAGCACATTGCCAG CACAAGTCTTAAATGCCTGTTGCTGTTATGCCTCTAAGACAGATACCCTCCTGACACCCAGCTGGGCTGGTTACGGAGATGAAG GGAGCCAATCCAGTTATGGTGCTCCAGGCAACCAGCAGCTGAGTGGGGGCTATGGAGGAGGATATGGAGGTCAAAGCAGCATGAGTGGCTATG ACCCCGGGAGCCAGGGCGCCATGAACAGCAGCTACTACAGCAGTGGGAACCGCGCATCCATGGGAGTGAACGGCATGGGCGGCATGTCCAACATGTCCAACATGAGTGGTGGCTGGGGAATGTAA
- the HNRNPH1 gene encoding heterogeneous nuclear ribonucleoprotein H isoform X5 encodes MDPCHTEETEGEIPGLGFSDRSEQIVSRGVASAFEAATTEAETEQSLTPNVMLNTESSEGYVVKVRGLPWSCSTEEVQRFFSDCKILNGALGIRFIYTREGRPSGEAFAELESEEDVKLALKKDRETMGHRYVEVFKSNNVEMDWVLKHTGPNSPDTANDGFVRLRGLPFGCSKEEIVQFFSGLEIVPNGITLPVDFQGRSTGEAFVQFASQEIAEKALKKHKERIGHRYIEIFKSSRAEVRTHYDPPRKLLAMQRPGPYDRPGLTRGYNSLGRGSSLERMRRGAYGGGYGGYDDYNGYNDGYGFGSDRFGREWTLFSAGMSDHRYGDGSSTFQSTTGHCVHMRGLPYRATENDIYNFFSPLNPVRVHIEIGPDGRVTGEADVEFATHEDAVAAMSKDKANMQHRYVELFLNSTAGGTGGAYGSQMMGAMVKESEGVVQDWNTSTLPGSQSSYGAPGNQQLSGGYGGGYGGQSSMSGYDPGSQGAMNSSYYSSGNRASMGVNGMGGMSNMSNMSGGWGM; translated from the exons ATGGACCCTTGTCACACCGAGGAGACCGAGGGCGAGATCCCCGGCTTGG GCTTCAGTGACCGAAGCGAGCAGATTGTTTCACGTGGGGTAGCGTCAGCCTTTGAAGCTG CAACCACAGAagcagagacagagcagagccttACCCCCAATGTGATGCTTAACACAGAGAGCAGCGAGGGATACGTGGTGAAAGTCCGGGGGCTGCCTTGGTCTTGCTCCACCGAGGAGGTGCAGAGATTCTTCTCCG ATTGCAAAATTCTGAACGGGGCTCTGGGTATCCGTTTCATCTACACCAGGGAGGGCAGACCAAGTGGAGAAGCATTTGCTGAACTTGAGTCAGAGGAGGATGTGAAATTGGCCCtgaaaaaagacagagaaacaATGGGACACAGATACGTTGAAG TTTTCAAGTCAAACAACGTTGAAATGGATTGGGTTCTGAAGCATACTGGTCCCAACAGCCCTGATACAGCTAATGATGGTTTTGTACGTCTTAGAGGACTCCCATTTGGCTGTAGTAAAGAAGAAATTGTACAGTTTTTTTCAG GGTTGGAAATCGTGCCAAATGGGATAACATTGCCGGTGGACTTCCAGGGGAGGAGTACGGGGGAGGCCTTCGTGCAGTTTGCTTCACAGGAAATAGCTGAAAAGGCTCTAAAGAAACACAAGGAAAGAATAGGGCacag GTACATTGAGATCTTCAAGAGCAGCCGAGCAGAGGTGCGCACTCACTACGACCCTCCCCGCAAGCTGCTGGCCATGCAGAGACCGGGTCCGTATGACAGGCCCGGCCTGACGCGCGGGTACAACAGTCTGGGTAGAGGAAGTAGCTTGGAGAGAATGAGGCGTGGAGCCTACGGAGGAG GTTATGGAGGTTATGATGACTACAATGGGTATAATGATGGCTATGGGTTTGGTTCTGATAGATTTGGAAGAG AATGGACTCTTTTCTCCGCAGGGATGTCGGACCACAGGTACGGCGACGGATCGTCCACCTTCCAGAGCACGACCGGCCACTGCGTCCACATGCGAGGTCTGCCCTACCGAGCCACGGAGAACGACATCTACAAC TTCTTCTCACCTCTGAACCCTGTAAGAGTACACATTGAAATCGGACCAGATGGCAGAGTAACCGGAGAGGCAGACGTTGAATTTGCCACTCACGAGGACGCAGTGGCTGCCATGTCCAAAGACAAAGCAAATATGC AACACAGATATGTAGAGCTCTTCCTGAATTCTACAGCAGGAGGAACTGGTGGCGCCTATGGCAGTCAGATGATGGGAGCAATGG TCAAGGAGTCGGAAGGGGTAGTCCAGGATTGGAACACTAGCACATTGCCAG GGAGCCAATCCAGTTATGGTGCTCCAGGCAACCAGCAGCTGAGTGGGGGCTATGGAGGAGGATATGGAGGTCAAAGCAGCATGAGTGGCTATG ACCCCGGGAGCCAGGGCGCCATGAACAGCAGCTACTACAGCAGTGGGAACCGCGCATCCATGGGAGTGAACGGCATGGGCGGCATGTCCAACATGTCCAACATGAGTGGTGGCTGGGGAATGTAA